A DNA window from Impatiens glandulifera chromosome 7, dImpGla2.1, whole genome shotgun sequence contains the following coding sequences:
- the LOC124945925 gene encoding UDP-glucuronate 4-epimerase 2-like produces MTQYKPVPSHLDVPSIAGKFKPEKSQPYIHRLRFQASLNRLTIWSLCFLTLIILVFLLSPSSLPTSSVDSTRHSIQTTNWGGPAWERRVRSSARVRSRSGLTVLVTGAAGFVGSHVSISLKQRGDGVVGLDNFNSYYDVGLKKSRRNLLNRSGVFIVEGDINDHLLLQKLFDVVAFTHVMHLAAQAGVRYAMQNPNSYIHSNVAGFVTLLDVCKSANPQPAIVWASSSSVYGLNSKVPFSEKDRTDHPASLYAATKKAAEGIAHSYNHIYGLSITGLRFFTVYGPWGRPDMAYFFFTRDILKGKAITIFEGSNHQTVARDFTYIDDVVKGCLAAVDTSKKSTGSGGKKKGAAQLRIFNLGNTSPVPVSNLVSILEKLLKVKARKKFMALPRNGDVPFTHANISLAEIELGYKPTTDLEGGLKKFVKWYLSYYKKKSAW; encoded by the coding sequence ATGACTCAGTATAAACCGGTACCTTCCCATCTCGACGTTCCATCGATCGCCGGAAAATTCAAGCCGGAGAAATCACAGCCTTACATTCATCGTCTCCGTTTCCAAGCATCTCTAAACAGACTCACTATTTGGTCCCTTTGTTTCCTCACCCTCATTATCCTCGTCTTCCTCCTATCCCCATCTTCTCTACCCACCTCCTCCGTCGATTCCACTCGCCACAGCATCCAGACTACAAATTGGGGTGGACCCGCCTGGGAGCGCCGCGTTCGCTCATCTGCTCGCGTACGTTCACGCTCCGGTCTTACTGTGCTCGTCACCGGTGCAGCCGGCTTTGTTGGTAGTCACGTCTCCATTTCCCTTAAACAGCGCGGCGATGGCGTCGTGGGACTCGACAATTTCAATAGCTACTACGACGTTGGACTGAAGAAGTCTCGTCGGAACCTTCTTAATCGCTCTGGTGTTTTCATAGTTGAAGGTGACATTAACGATCATCTCCTTCTGCAGAAGCTATTCGATGTTGTCGCATTTACGCATGTGATGCATCTGGCGGCTCAGGCTGGTGTGAGGTACGCAATGCAGAACCCAAATTCGTATATTCATAGTAACGTTGCTGGATTCGTTACTCTTCTTGATGTATGTAAATCTGCAAATCCACAACCAGCAATTGTTTGGGCTTCTTCGAGCTCGGTATATGGATTAAACTCGAAGGTACCCTTTTCGGAGAAGGATCGAACTGACCACCCAGCCAGCTTATATGCTGCGACGAAGAAGGCTGCTGAAGGAATTGCTCATTCGTACAATCATATTTATGGTCTTTCAATTACTGGTTTGAGGTTCTTCACAGTTTATGGGCCATGGGGGAGGCCAGACATGGCTTACTTCTTCTTCACTAGGGATATATTAAAGGGGAAAGCAATTACAATCTTTGAAGGTTCAAATCATCAAACAGTTGCAAGAGATTTTACATACATTGATGATGTAGTGAAGGGTTGTTTGGCAGCTGTTGACACATCAAAGAAGAGCACTGGAAGTGGTGGGAAGAAGAAGGGTGCTGCACAATTGAGAATCTTCAATCTGGGTAACACATCGCCTGTGCCCGTGAGCAATCTTGTTAGCATACTGGAGAAGCTTCTGAAAGTGAAGGCTAGAAAGAAGTTCATGGCTTTGCCAAGGAATGGGGATGTACCATTCACACATGCAAACATAAGCTTGGCAGAAATAGAACTTGGATATAAGCCTACTACTGATTTAGAAGGGGGATTGAAGAAGTTTGTGAAATGGTATCTGAGTTACTACAAGAAAAAAAGTGCCTGGTGA
- the LOC124910822 gene encoding maspardin — MRGVFSAPGDFIYFKSQVPLHKIPIGTKQWRYYDFGPKLVPPLICLPSIAGTAEVYYKQIMSLSTKGYRIISVDIPRVWDHHEWIQAFEKFLDAIDVHHVHLYGTSLGGFLAQLFAQHRPRRVRSLILSNSFLETQSFSTAMPWAPIVGWSPSFLLKRYVLTGIRDGPHEPFIADSVDFVVAQVETLSKDDLAARLTLTTNSASVGSLLLTDSNITIIDTNDYCAIPQKLKDEVIERYPGARRAELKSGGDFPFLSRPDEVNLHLQLHLRRVGVEARPDLVHGKSKDGRDGNSSKQNRDERDEDESSSKENNADSSGGVPPKSNHPSSSSSSSSPALPPDDAGVDSAENRDEQLTMNNSSRFQLVNTLPQVCVGVVYYYYLYYYLSIFILYRSLVNYQLLLDI, encoded by the exons ATGAGAGGCGTCTTCTCGGCGCCTGGTGATTTCATCTACTTTAAGTCTCAGGTCCCGCTTCACAAGATCCCA atcGGCACAAAGCAGTGGCGTTATTATGACTTTGGTCCAAAACTTGTGCCTCCGCTTATCTGTCTTCCTAGCATTGCCGGAACTGCTGAGGTTTACTACAAGCAGATCATGTCATTGTCTACAAAG GGATACCGAATCATATCGGTTGATATTCCACGTGTCTGGGACCATCATGAGTGGATTCAAGCATTTGAGAAGTTTCTTGATGCCATTGATGTCCATCAT GTACATCTTTATGGTACATCACTTGGAGGATTCCTAGCACAACTCTTTGCACAGCATCGTCCTCGTCGAGTTAGGTCATTGATCCTCTCAAATTCATTCTTGGAGACACAAAGTTTCTCAACTGCAATGCCTTGGGCTCCAAT TGTTGGATGGAGCCCTTCCTTTTTGCTGAAGAGATATGTCCTTACAGGAATCCGAGATGGGCCTCATGAACCATTCATTGCTGATTCTGTGGATTTTGTTGTTGCCCAG GTAGAAACTTTATCGAAGGATGATTTGGCAGCCAGATTGACCTTAACCACTAATTCAGCTTCGGTTGGATCACTGCTGCTTACAGATTCTAACATCACAATCATTGAC ACGAATGACTACTGCGCAATTCCTCAAAAACTGAAAGACGAGGTGATTGAAAGATACCCGGGAGCAAGAAGAGCAGAGTTGAAGAGTGGAGGTGACTTCCCATTTCTTTCGCGACCAGACGAAGTGAATCTCCATCTTCAG CTGCACCTGAGACGTGTGGGTGTGGAAGCTCGGCCAGATTTGGTACATGGCAAATCAAAAGATGGTAGGGATGGAAATTCTAGCAAACAAAACCGGGATGAAAGAGATGAAGACGAGTCTTCTTCCAAAGAGAATAACGCAGACAGCTCTGGAGGAGTCCCTCCAAAGAGCAACCacccttcatcttcatcatcatcgtcatcacCAGCTCTGCCTCCAGATGATGCTGGTGTTGATTCAGCAGAAAATAGAGATGAACAGCTCACGATGAACAACAGTAGTAGATTCCAACTGGTAAATACTTTGCCTCAAGTTTGTGTTGGAGTTGTCTACTACTACTACTTATACTATTATCTATCTATTTTCATCCTATACAGAAGCCTCGTCAATTATCAACTTCTGTTGGACATATAA